The Rhododendron vialii isolate Sample 1 chromosome 5a, ASM3025357v1 genome contains a region encoding:
- the LOC131327641 gene encoding uncharacterized protein LOC131327641 — MNEFCKRRPPTFHGDTNPVVAETWLNEVKMILRTLGITQNGDRVALATYQLKGEARYWWDLMEATHAVATMTFTEFDTLFLNKYFPTPLRLAKEQEFLNLKQGTMTVTQYAAKFEELSRYAPTAIATEDKKARRFEWGLTTARRAVVAQAFTTYAGVVKCALQLESEEADFKTRWRKATGSTGGPIRTQTLSDNRGPYSTESSNPSLSTQPWRTAIPESGKPKRGGQDIAIVQCFNCQAMGHYKCDCPQLQMERNGSFGNQKAQQPGQAGFEKRNPGSPSQQQNGQNIGKQPMGNQQSTGGRIFALQTEAQE; from the coding sequence atgaacgaattctgcaaacgccgacctccAACCTTTCACGGAGACACCAACCCCGTCGTAGCTGAGACGTGGCtgaatgaggtcaagatgatcctcagaACCCTCGGAATTACCCAGaatggagatcgtgtggccttagcTACCTACCAATTAAAGGGAGAAGCCCGATATTGGTGGGATCTTATGGAGGCAACCCACGCCgtagccaccatgacctttaCTGAGTTCGACACCCTATTTCTCAACAAGTATTTTCCTACGCctcttcgcctagccaaggaacaagagttcctgaaCTTAAAGCAAGGGACCATGACCGTTACacagtacgcggccaaatttgaggaattatcccgttacgccccaaccgcGATAGCAACTGAAGACAAGAAGGCCAGAAGGTTCGAGTGGGGGTTGACTACTGCTCGCAGGGCCGTGGTAGCTCAGGCTTTTACCACCTATGCTGGTGTGGTAAAGTGTGCGCTCCAGCTAGAGAGCGAGGAGGCAGACTTTAAAACCCGCTGGAGGAAGGCGACCGGCAGCACCGGTGGACCAATCCGCACCCAAACCCTCAGTGACAATCGTGGACCCTACTCCACCGAATCCTCTAACCCGTCTCTAAGCACCCAACCCTGGAGGACTGCTATCCCCGAAAGTGGCAAACCAAAGAGAGGCGGTCAAGACATAGCGATAGTTCAGTGTTTCAACTGCCAGGCTATGGGTCACTATAAGTGCGACTGCCCCCAACTTCAAATGGAGAGGAATGGAAGCTTTGGAAATCAGAAGGCTCAACAACCTGGACAGGCCGGTTTTGAGAAGCGAAACCCTGGAAGCCCATcgcagcagcagaatgggcagaaCATAGGAAAGCAACCCATGGGAAACCAGCAaagcactggagggcgtatctttgcacTACAAACTGAGGCACAGGAgtag